One segment of Methanothermobacter tenebrarum DNA contains the following:
- a CDS encoding Mur ligase family protein, protein MKNRKILVVGAGNAGRPTAKLLHHLGNEVLVTEIKEFEKLPPKAKKRIKEMQKNGIRFHFGGHHPKEIEWADSIFISPNIPKNSIIYKLIKKTEKEIEYITPSMIGKMLNSFIKIPMIGVAGTDGKTTTTNMIKHIIEGQHPTISFSSLEDSLVIEGLVDLLIENKIGKGEFAVFELPHGTIRMTQGLELCAGIITTLTPDHLDEFKDYNDYIKRNFLIKDLINQRGLLILNGDDPIINKLTSELKSPHIIYSVGRKRKVEFHGKSYVTRPLPVDVKAENIRLNGLKGSEFTLTIGRIPTIVCERCGNIKCGCGDFRREYFGPYKERVTLKVPGIFNVENALAAITTGLILGFDIDYLKERIGQFEGIRGRFEIIGEFDGVKVYMDAAHNPESMEKLFDGLEFDGRLIISLDNPDTLTVRDKFKIGRTLAKAADILIVSAKNETTEEIDWKAAEEVARGANTTKTIIVENVYKSIKKALENSEKGDTIIHMGPGVVNAYQNVKKDIQRAIKDYKENF, encoded by the coding sequence ATGAAAAATAGAAAAATACTAGTGGTCGGCGCAGGGAACGCAGGCAGACCCACTGCAAAACTACTACACCACCTTGGCAATGAAGTGCTAGTCACAGAAATCAAAGAATTCGAAAAATTGCCCCCAAAGGCCAAAAAGAGGATAAAAGAGATGCAAAAAAATGGTATAAGATTCCATTTTGGGGGACATCATCCCAAGGAAATAGAATGGGCAGATTCAATCTTCATTTCACCCAACATCCCCAAAAATTCTATAATATACAAACTAATAAAGAAGACAGAAAAGGAGATCGAGTATATAACACCTTCTATGATTGGGAAGATGCTCAACTCTTTTATTAAAATTCCGATGATAGGGGTGGCGGGCACAGATGGTAAAACCACAACCACAAACATGATAAAACATATCATAGAAGGACAGCATCCCACAATATCCTTTTCATCATTAGAAGATTCCCTTGTCATTGAAGGTCTAGTCGACCTACTAATAGAGAATAAAATAGGTAAGGGCGAATTTGCAGTTTTTGAACTGCCACATGGTACCATAAGGATGACACAAGGCCTTGAATTATGCGCTGGTATTATAACCACCCTCACCCCAGACCACCTCGACGAATTTAAAGATTATAACGATTATATCAAGCGTAACTTTCTCATCAAAGATCTTATCAACCAAAGGGGATTGCTCATACTCAACGGGGACGATCCCATAATAAACAAGCTCACAAGTGAGCTAAAATCGCCCCATATCATCTATAGCGTGGGCAGAAAGAGGAAGGTGGAATTTCATGGTAAAAGTTATGTGACAAGACCTTTACCAGTTGATGTTAAAGCCGAGAATATCAGATTAAACGGTCTCAAAGGATCAGAATTCACCCTCACAATTGGGAGAATACCTACAATCGTCTGTGAAAGGTGTGGGAACATAAAATGTGGATGTGGAGATTTCAGACGAGAATATTTCGGACCATACAAGGAAAGAGTAACTTTGAAGGTTCCAGGGATATTTAATGTTGAAAATGCACTAGCAGCCATTACAACAGGACTCATACTAGGCTTCGACATAGACTATTTAAAAGAGCGTATAGGCCAATTCGAGGGTATAAGAGGTCGTTTCGAGATCATAGGCGAGTTTGATGGTGTTAAAGTTTACATGGACGCTGCTCATAACCCTGAGAGCATGGAAAAATTATTTGATGGCTTGGAATTTGATGGTAGGCTTATAATAAGCCTTGACAACCCCGACACTTTAACAGTCCGGGACAAATTCAAGATAGGCAGAACACTCGCAAAGGCGGCTGACATTCTCATTGTAAGCGCTAAAAATGAAACAACAGAAGAAATAGACTGGAAAGCTGCTGAAGAAGTCGCCAGGGGAGCGAACACCACAAAAACCATAATAGTAGAAAACGTCTACAAATCCATCAAAAAGGCCCTAGAAAATTCTGAAAAAGGGGATACCATAATCCATATGGGTCCTGGTGTTGTTAACGCTTACCAAAACGTGAAAAAGGACATCCAAAGGGCTATAAAAGATTACAAGGAGAACTTCTAA
- a CDS encoding AAA family ATPase, protein MIIKSLELKNIRSYREARIDFSTGVTFIKGDIGSGKTTILLAVEFALFGLGGQRGAGLLRLGSNRGYVSLTFQVDGKTCTVYRSLRRTNGSISQGECYIETENGRMNLRPTEMKDKILEKLKYNEPLNPRAKSRIYRYAVFTPQEEMKNIINMNPEDRLKTIRKALRLEDYKIAINNANMVAARIGKRADGLKERIHDLQKLKDKKDDSEDEMQRYELLIRKIEDEKEKLEEKRKLVEYNLEELEMKYEKVKYAESKKKSLIEKINIIREQIEEAKKKNERIEEEYRRHILEKEEKEKEKSKQEKRLKRVEESLEIIKRGIENIQEDYENILLGKNQLENLKKQKQEHLERLQEIQKDNEKIKKEQSTITKKIKSLERIKKPSTQSLTEVEEIIEKYRKKIGITEEKIGEINAKINDYSSIKEEKTCPTCGAPVNPSKIKKKLKEKQEQKKELEKTKKEYERKIKEKKKLKEEIREYENAKRELESLKEKLEDKEQTCQKNNKAIEKIQEKTKNIKRMIKSLEESIRAKSGIQDEMKRLKTEESELEGERDRLKEKIANIKASIRSHQEMIKKLKPTQNMEYQENKRIIKEKTNQIESAKEKIKKLDKILEKKDKIKEKRDQNQNKLDQIMERIRECENERQRNLGALKRIKKEIRELEEQIKEKEKIKRSIKRLKEYVKWLKEYFIPTLHDIETHVMLQMNQEFNSHFQRWFQKLVEDNEKTVRIDENFTPIIEQGGYEQDIEHLSGGEKTSVALAYRLALNTIIQRYSSIKSDILILDEPTDGFSKEQLLKFREILDELECSQIIIVSHEEELENLADHTFTVEKNGGISTIQTG, encoded by the coding sequence ATGATCATCAAATCTTTGGAACTTAAAAATATTCGAAGTTATAGGGAGGCGAGGATAGACTTTTCTACTGGTGTTACATTTATTAAGGGTGATATCGGCTCTGGTAAGACAACAATACTTTTAGCGGTTGAGTTCGCCCTTTTTGGTCTTGGCGGTCAACGAGGGGCTGGTCTGCTCCGTCTGGGTTCGAATAGGGGTTATGTGTCCTTAACATTCCAAGTGGATGGTAAAACCTGCACTGTTTATAGGAGTCTTAGAAGGACTAATGGGAGTATAAGCCAGGGTGAATGTTATATTGAGACAGAGAATGGTAGGATGAACTTGAGACCGACAGAGATGAAGGACAAGATACTTGAGAAATTAAAGTATAATGAGCCTTTGAATCCGCGTGCAAAAAGCCGCATTTACAGGTATGCTGTTTTCACCCCACAAGAGGAGATGAAAAATATAATAAACATGAACCCTGAAGATCGGCTTAAGACTATTAGAAAGGCTCTAAGATTGGAAGATTATAAGATAGCCATAAATAACGCTAATATGGTGGCGGCTAGGATTGGAAAAAGGGCTGATGGGCTCAAGGAGAGAATACACGACCTACAAAAATTAAAGGATAAGAAAGATGACAGTGAAGATGAAATGCAAAGGTATGAGCTTTTAATCAGAAAAATAGAAGATGAGAAGGAAAAACTAGAAGAGAAGAGAAAACTTGTAGAATACAACCTCGAAGAGTTAGAAATGAAATATGAAAAGGTAAAATATGCTGAAAGCAAGAAAAAAAGTCTGATAGAGAAGATTAATATTATAAGGGAGCAGATAGAAGAAGCCAAGAAGAAAAATGAGAGGATAGAAGAAGAGTACAGAAGACACATTCTAGAAAAAGAGGAAAAAGAAAAAGAAAAATCAAAACAAGAAAAGAGACTAAAAAGGGTAGAAGAATCCCTAGAAATTATAAAAAGGGGAATAGAGAACATACAAGAAGACTATGAGAACATACTACTAGGCAAAAACCAATTAGAAAACCTGAAAAAACAAAAGCAAGAGCATCTAGAAAGACTTCAAGAAATCCAAAAAGACAACGAAAAAATCAAAAAGGAACAATCCACGATCACCAAAAAAATCAAAAGCTTGGAAAGGATTAAAAAACCATCCACTCAAAGCCTAACAGAAGTCGAAGAAATCATAGAAAAATACAGGAAAAAAATAGGGATAACAGAGGAAAAAATAGGGGAAATCAACGCTAAGATAAATGACTACTCCTCAATAAAAGAAGAAAAAACTTGTCCAACATGCGGAGCCCCAGTCAACCCGTCCAAGATCAAAAAGAAACTCAAAGAAAAACAAGAGCAGAAAAAAGAACTTGAAAAAACAAAAAAAGAATACGAGAGAAAAATAAAAGAAAAAAAGAAGCTCAAAGAAGAAATAAGAGAATATGAAAACGCCAAAAGAGAACTAGAAAGCCTCAAAGAAAAACTAGAAGACAAGGAACAAACCTGCCAAAAAAATAATAAAGCGATAGAAAAAATCCAAGAAAAAACAAAAAATATAAAAAGGATGATAAAAAGCCTAGAAGAGAGCATAAGAGCGAAATCAGGCATACAGGATGAGATGAAACGGCTTAAAACCGAAGAGAGTGAATTAGAGGGTGAGAGAGACAGATTAAAAGAAAAAATAGCCAACATAAAAGCCTCCATAAGATCACATCAAGAAATGATCAAGAAACTAAAACCAACCCAAAACATGGAATACCAAGAAAACAAAAGAATCATAAAGGAAAAAACAAACCAAATAGAATCCGCAAAGGAAAAAATCAAAAAACTAGACAAAATACTAGAGAAAAAAGATAAAATAAAAGAAAAAAGAGACCAAAACCAGAATAAACTAGACCAAATCATGGAAAGGATAAGAGAATGTGAAAATGAACGCCAAAGAAACCTTGGAGCGCTCAAAAGGATAAAAAAAGAAATCAGAGAATTGGAAGAACAGATAAAAGAAAAAGAAAAGATAAAAAGATCCATAAAAAGGCTAAAAGAGTATGTTAAATGGCTCAAAGAATACTTCATACCAACACTACACGACATCGAAACCCATGTAATGCTACAAATGAACCAAGAATTCAACAGCCACTTCCAACGCTGGTTCCAAAAACTCGTAGAAGACAATGAAAAAACAGTGAGAATAGACGAAAACTTCACACCCATCATAGAACAAGGAGGCTACGAACAAGACATAGAGCACCTCAGTGGAGGAGAAAAAACAAGCGTAGCACTAGCATACAGACTAGCACTAAACACCATCATTCAAAGATACTCCTCAATAAAATCAGACATACTCATACTAGACGAGCCAACAGACGGATTTAGTAAAGAACAACTCCTAAAATTCAGAGAAATATTAGATGAATTAGAATGCTCACAGATAATAATAGTATCCCATGAAGAAGAACTAGAAAACCTCGCAGACCACACATTCACAGTAGAAAAAAATGGCGGAATCTCAACAATCCAAACAGGATAA
- a CDS encoding Mur ligase family protein, translating into MKFAVIGLGVEGRKAVKSLRKRGYEVYATDINTNLNLEGLEDIEVDLGFHDLEKIRACDAVILSPSLYSSPLKKKIEDKLLCKILEDHKKPYTIGVTGTNGKTTTALMITKILENWGKKVLVGGNAGGGFQGYTELILKASEKKYDIIVVEICDMTLDFADQCFNLNLIILTNIGRDHMNHHKTIKNYKKSLRRFIEGKKVLLNKEDPLSLQLKTPNSILYSAYNGKLKLFGKFNKLNAGAAAEAARLLGAPESIINSTLGDFEAPKGRIKNYKFNDANIIIGKIDNPSAMKTILQETDFDIIFLGTPRKNEDWRFETLQEIGKKPPKILVLFPGLEDTVNISLEHAKNLPSKVLTAKDTNEIIKLLKNLSRKYKRILIGGNGQKKIIKIQEGIEKMVRQ; encoded by the coding sequence ATGAAATTCGCAGTGATAGGATTAGGCGTCGAAGGCAGAAAAGCCGTTAAATCACTTAGAAAGCGTGGATACGAAGTATACGCCACCGACATCAACACCAACCTAAATTTGGAGGGCCTAGAAGATATTGAAGTAGACTTGGGCTTCCATGACCTGGAAAAAATAAGAGCATGCGACGCCGTAATTCTAAGCCCAAGCCTTTATTCATCACCACTCAAAAAGAAAATAGAAGACAAACTACTCTGCAAAATCCTAGAAGACCACAAAAAACCATATACCATAGGGGTCACAGGAACAAACGGCAAAACAACAACAGCCCTCATGATAACAAAAATACTAGAAAACTGGGGTAAAAAAGTCCTAGTAGGTGGTAACGCTGGAGGAGGATTCCAAGGTTACACAGAACTCATACTAAAAGCCTCAGAAAAAAAATACGATATAATAGTCGTGGAAATATGTGACATGACACTAGATTTTGCGGACCAATGCTTCAACCTAAACCTCATAATCCTAACCAACATAGGCCGAGACCACATGAACCACCACAAAACCATCAAAAACTACAAAAAGAGCCTCAGAAGGTTCATAGAAGGAAAAAAGGTCTTGCTCAACAAGGAAGACCCATTATCACTCCAATTAAAAACCCCAAATTCAATACTATACAGTGCATACAATGGAAAACTCAAATTATTCGGGAAATTCAACAAATTAAACGCTGGAGCTGCCGCGGAAGCGGCCAGACTATTAGGCGCGCCAGAAAGTATAATAAACTCCACTCTAGGTGATTTCGAAGCCCCAAAGGGGCGTATAAAAAATTATAAATTCAATGATGCAAATATCATCATAGGGAAAATCGACAACCCCTCAGCCATGAAAACAATACTACAAGAAACTGATTTTGATATTATATTCCTAGGAACCCCAAGAAAAAACGAAGACTGGAGATTCGAAACACTCCAAGAAATAGGCAAAAAACCCCCAAAAATTTTAGTACTATTCCCAGGCCTCGAAGACACAGTAAATATCAGCCTAGAACATGCAAAGAACTTACCATCAAAAGTGCTAACCGCAAAAGACACCAATGAGATCATCAAATTACTAAAAAATCTTAGCAGGAAATACAAGAGAATACTCATAGGGGGTAATGGACAGAAAAAAATCATAAAAATCCAAGAAGGTATAGAAAAGATGGTGAGACAATGA
- a CDS encoding DNA repair exonuclease has translation MYRFAHLADCHLGAHRYTELKRLELESFERAIKRSIDSKVDFILISGDLFHSNIPNMEVVKGVAKILRGLKEAKIPVYVCYGSHDYSPTRTSMIDVLESAGLLKRVDKIRREEKGYTLDFTADPVTGAKLTGISARRMSMEIEQFRYLDRGPLEAEEGFKIFLFHSAITEFKPAYLSEMESIPLNLFPQGFDYYAGGHLHERIEKYEEDYGLIVYPGPLFGSYATDLEANANGKQRGFYIIEFDDTIQSTNFMPLDFVKYAYFEYDVTGKGSQEAMDDIISKLQVCDVEDKLVMVKILGELSSGKTADIDPLRIRNLLMEMGALHVNINRHGLKRRERRRIRVRFDQDASKIEKILFKENRENLDVLRECDVDVAKELLDVLKRDRKPNERRIDYEDGMFRDALRVLSLDKSLGDLL, from the coding sequence ATGTATAGATTCGCTCATTTAGCAGACTGTCACCTTGGGGCGCATAGATACACAGAACTTAAAAGGCTAGAACTTGAAAGTTTTGAAAGGGCCATCAAGAGGTCCATCGATTCAAAGGTTGATTTTATCCTAATATCAGGGGATCTATTCCATTCTAACATACCCAATATGGAAGTTGTCAAGGGAGTCGCTAAAATATTAAGAGGTCTCAAAGAGGCTAAAATACCGGTATATGTATGTTATGGGAGTCATGATTACAGTCCAACCAGAACATCAATGATTGACGTGCTTGAAAGCGCGGGTTTACTAAAAAGGGTGGACAAGATCCGCCGAGAAGAAAAAGGGTATACTCTTGATTTTACCGCGGACCCAGTGACTGGGGCGAAACTTACGGGTATATCAGCCCGTAGAATGAGTATGGAAATAGAACAGTTCAGATACCTTGACAGGGGCCCATTAGAAGCCGAGGAAGGGTTTAAGATATTCCTTTTTCATAGTGCCATAACAGAATTTAAACCAGCATATCTTTCAGAGATGGAATCCATCCCATTAAACCTTTTCCCCCAAGGCTTTGATTATTATGCGGGGGGTCACCTACATGAGAGGATAGAAAAATATGAAGAAGATTATGGTCTGATAGTCTATCCTGGGCCATTGTTTGGATCATATGCAACTGATCTTGAAGCAAATGCCAATGGCAAACAGCGGGGATTTTATATTATAGAATTTGATGATACTATCCAGAGTACGAATTTTATGCCATTGGATTTTGTTAAATATGCCTATTTTGAATATGATGTTACAGGTAAAGGCTCCCAGGAGGCTATGGATGATATAATTTCCAAGCTACAAGTTTGTGATGTTGAGGATAAGCTCGTTATGGTGAAGATTTTGGGGGAGCTTTCATCAGGTAAAACAGCCGATATAGATCCTTTAAGGATAAGGAATCTGCTCATGGAGATGGGGGCTTTACATGTTAACATAAACCGGCATGGCCTCAAGCGCCGTGAAAGACGGCGGATAAGGGTTAGGTTTGATCAGGATGCTTCAAAGATTGAAAAGATCCTTTTCAAGGAGAACAGGGAAAACTTGGATGTTCTCAGAGAGTGTGATGTTGATGTTGCCAAGGAACTTTTGGATGTTTTGAAGCGGGATAGGAAACCTAATGAGCGCAGAATAGATTATGAGGATGGGATGTTTCGTGATGCTCTTCGTGTATTGTCACTTGATAAGTCCCTAGGTGATCTTTTATGA
- a CDS encoding Mur ligase family protein — MENIVVLGGCGTVGSLMARILAKKGIVTVSDIRKETPLRKIFEAEGIKLDLGGHNPEIIKGADKIAVAPSLLENENILQLIKGKKIITVEDIIASCKVKKPVVGVTGTNGKTTTTNILKNILRVAGYKVPEHHLNIQGNTELIPALQARLEGDIAVVEIGTFGRPGEIKKTAKDSKVKIAIITNISRDHLPPEDFPTYIKCKREIIDVAQHIILNADDPIVASFANNLPKDRVTFYGIESLKHPFEVFPEDRECPYCGKPLKYKRRFLGHLGDYYCTCGYKRPQPEVKATQVEKDKFRLNIVDGTIKLKIGGLFNVYNSLAAAAASLTLGIDPKYIIKGISSFKGASGRHEIIKEKPRIIIDYAHNPAGVRAIMQLVKEETLGKIIVVNTISSESGIEGDKEIARILSNADIVIPASYNARKASAHTKSRIIHINSSRQKIKRGTLGASHQQVKEAIQKALEYADEDDTILIIGEGGYKYAKTILKGS; from the coding sequence ATGGAGAATATAGTAGTACTTGGGGGTTGCGGGACAGTAGGCAGCCTAATGGCAAGAATACTTGCAAAAAAGGGGATAGTAACAGTCTCAGACATTCGCAAAGAAACACCCCTACGCAAGATCTTCGAAGCAGAAGGCATCAAACTAGACCTCGGAGGCCACAACCCCGAAATAATAAAAGGTGCTGATAAGATAGCAGTAGCGCCAAGCCTATTAGAAAATGAGAATATACTTCAACTCATAAAAGGAAAAAAGATCATAACGGTTGAGGACATCATAGCATCTTGTAAGGTTAAAAAGCCAGTTGTGGGCGTCACTGGGACCAATGGCAAAACCACAACCACAAATATCCTAAAAAACATCCTAAGAGTGGCTGGATACAAGGTTCCTGAACACCATCTTAACATCCAAGGAAATACTGAACTAATACCAGCCCTACAAGCAAGACTAGAAGGTGACATAGCAGTAGTTGAAATAGGAACATTCGGGAGACCAGGTGAGATAAAAAAGACAGCCAAAGACAGTAAAGTCAAAATAGCTATTATAACAAACATTTCAAGGGACCATCTACCACCAGAGGACTTCCCAACATACATAAAATGTAAAAGGGAAATCATAGATGTCGCCCAACACATCATATTAAATGCAGATGATCCAATAGTAGCAAGTTTCGCCAACAACCTCCCAAAAGACAGAGTAACATTCTATGGCATAGAATCACTCAAACACCCATTTGAGGTATTCCCAGAGGATCGAGAATGCCCATACTGTGGCAAACCCCTAAAATACAAGAGGAGATTCCTAGGCCACCTCGGAGACTACTATTGTACATGCGGTTACAAGAGACCGCAACCAGAAGTTAAAGCCACCCAAGTAGAAAAGGACAAGTTCAGATTAAATATAGTAGATGGGACAATTAAACTCAAAATAGGCGGACTTTTCAACGTATATAATAGTCTTGCGGCGGCGGCCGCCAGCCTAACCCTAGGCATAGACCCCAAGTATATAATTAAGGGTATAAGTTCATTCAAGGGTGCCAGCGGAAGACATGAAATAATAAAAGAAAAGCCTAGGATAATTATAGATTATGCTCATAATCCTGCTGGTGTTAGGGCGATAATGCAACTAGTAAAAGAAGAAACTCTTGGAAAGATAATAGTAGTGAATACGATTTCTTCTGAGAGTGGAATAGAAGGTGACAAGGAGATAGCAAGGATACTCTCAAATGCCGACATCGTAATACCTGCATCATATAATGCAAGGAAAGCATCAGCTCATACAAAATCAAGGATCATACATATAAACTCTAGTAGACAAAAAATAAAAAGGGGGACATTGGGGGCAAGCCACCAACAAGTAAAAGAGGCAATCCAAAAAGCCCTGGAATATGCAGATGAAGATGATACTATCCTAATAATAGGAGAAGGGGGTTATAAATATGCTAAGACCATCCTTAAAGGATCCTAG